From the genome of Pukyongia salina, one region includes:
- a CDS encoding AAA family ATPase translates to MEEVTTALDIGALNEKIEKESAFVDILTLEMNKVIVGQKHMVERLLIGLLGQGHILLEGVPGLAKTLAINTLAQAVHGSFSRIQFTPDLLPADVVGTLIYNMKLNDFSIKKGPIFANFVLADEINRAPAKVQSALLEAMQEKQVTIGEDTFKLDRPFLVMATQNPIEQEGTYPLPEAQVDRFMLKTVIDYPKLAEEQLIIRQNLKDGFETINPVVTIDQILRAQKSVRDVYMDEKIEKYILDIIFATRDPENYNLSEIKPLIGFGASPRGSINLAMASKCYAFIKRRGYVIPEDVRAVVHDVLRHRIGVTYEAEAENVTSEDLINKIVNVIEVP, encoded by the coding sequence ATGGAAGAAGTAACGACTGCATTAGACATTGGTGCGTTAAACGAAAAAATTGAAAAGGAAAGTGCTTTTGTAGATATCCTTACACTGGAAATGAACAAGGTGATTGTTGGCCAAAAACACATGGTGGAACGTCTCCTAATTGGTTTACTGGGGCAGGGACATATTTTGCTTGAGGGTGTTCCCGGATTGGCAAAGACCTTAGCCATAAACACCCTGGCACAGGCTGTTCATGGCTCTTTCAGTAGAATACAGTTTACCCCGGATCTCCTGCCGGCAGACGTGGTAGGAACGCTCATCTACAATATGAAGCTTAACGATTTCAGCATAAAAAAAGGTCCTATTTTCGCAAATTTTGTGTTGGCAGATGAGATCAACAGGGCTCCGGCTAAAGTTCAATCGGCCTTGCTGGAAGCTATGCAGGAAAAGCAGGTGACCATTGGTGAAGATACCTTTAAACTGGACCGGCCATTTCTTGTAATGGCAACCCAAAACCCGATCGAACAGGAAGGAACTTATCCACTTCCCGAGGCTCAGGTAGACAGGTTTATGCTAAAAACAGTGATCGATTATCCAAAACTGGCTGAGGAACAACTTATCATTAGACAAAATCTGAAAGATGGTTTCGAGACCATCAACCCGGTTGTTACCATCGACCAGATCTTAAGGGCGCAGAAATCGGTTAGAGATGTCTACATGGACGAAAAGATCGAAAAATATATACTAGACATTATTTTTGCAACCCGCGACCCGGAAAACTATAACCTATCCGAAATCAAACCATTGATCGGTTTCGGGGCTTCGCCAAGAGGTAGTATAAACCTTGCAATGGCATCTAAATGTTATGCCTTCATTAAACGGCGGGGTTATGTAATCCCGGAAGATGTTCGAGCCGTGGTACACGATGTGCTTCGACACAGAATTGGGGTTACTTACGAAGCAGAAGCCGAAAATGTCACTTCCGAAGATCTTATAAATAAAATCGTCAACGTAATTGAAGTACCGTAG
- a CDS encoding aldo/keto reductase produces the protein MAVKFSRIIQGCMGWGIWGVDLSEKEMTHRIHHCMEQGITSFDHADIYGDYTTEASFGNALSNSNVKREDIEIISKCGIQYVGKTRTNEIKHYQYDAKYIVWSAEKSISDLKCDYLDLLLLHRPSPLMQPEEIAIAVERLTAEGKIKAFGLSNFTPSQTALVASKNDISANQIEFSITANEAMWNGSLDDMMLKGITPMCWSPLGSVFREETDQTIRIHKELDELTKKYNATKDQLLLAWILKHPSGIHPVIGTSNPERITLAAAAAEIELSEVDWFKLLVASRGEKVP, from the coding sequence ATGGCCGTAAAATTTTCACGCATCATTCAGGGATGTATGGGTTGGGGAATATGGGGAGTCGATCTTTCGGAAAAAGAAATGACACATCGTATCCATCATTGTATGGAACAGGGAATTACTAGTTTTGACCATGCCGATATCTATGGCGATTATACTACGGAGGCTTCCTTCGGAAATGCCCTTAGTAACAGCAACGTAAAAAGAGAAGACATTGAAATTATATCGAAGTGTGGAATACAGTACGTTGGGAAGACTCGTACAAATGAAATAAAACATTATCAGTACGACGCCAAATACATAGTGTGGAGTGCCGAAAAGTCCATTTCAGATCTAAAATGCGACTATCTAGATCTATTGCTGCTACATAGGCCCAGCCCCTTGATGCAACCGGAAGAGATCGCCATAGCGGTGGAAAGATTAACAGCCGAAGGAAAGATAAAAGCGTTCGGACTTTCAAATTTCACTCCTTCTCAAACTGCACTAGTCGCGTCCAAAAACGATATTTCTGCCAACCAGATCGAGTTTTCAATCACTGCCAACGAAGCGATGTGGAATGGCAGCCTGGATGATATGATGCTTAAGGGGATTACCCCAATGTGCTGGAGCCCCCTTGGATCTGTCTTCAGAGAAGAAACCGATCAGACAATACGAATACATAAGGAATTGGACGAATTAACTAAAAAATACAACGCTACTAAAGATCAGCTACTTCTTGCCTGGATACTGAAGCATCCTTCGGGCATTCATCCGGTGATAGGCACTTCAAATCCCGAAAGGATCACACTTGCCGCCGCAGCGGCAGAGATCGAACTTTCGGAAGTAGATTGGTTTAAACTACTGGTAGCAAGCAGAGGTGAAAAAGTGCCTTAG
- a CDS encoding peptidase associated/transthyretin-like domain-containing protein — MNWKIWTLISLPILILGFILLGIPNKNMEKTEANSVLVTKDAIPTDGAILGAVIAPEATVTICASNDSSTLKGTVSEKGEFFINGFDDGVYNVIISATKNGTVQISQIEDVMIRKGEVTALGTIDMTMY; from the coding sequence ATGAACTGGAAGATTTGGACATTGATCAGCTTGCCTATCTTGATATTGGGCTTTATACTATTGGGAATACCTAACAAGAATATGGAAAAGACCGAAGCCAATTCCGTATTGGTAACAAAGGATGCCATACCTACCGATGGCGCTATCCTTGGCGCTGTAATTGCCCCGGAAGCAACTGTTACTATTTGTGCATCCAATGATTCTTCCACACTAAAAGGAACCGTGAGCGAAAAAGGGGAATTCTTTATCAATGGATTCGATGACGGGGTTTACAATGTGATCATTTCAGCCACCAAAAACGGTACAGTACAAATCTCTCAGATAGAGGATGTGATGATAAGAAAAGGTGAGGTTACCGCATTGGGTACGATAGATATGACAATGTACTAA
- a CDS encoding DUF4382 domain-containing protein, which yields MSNNKFFRICLSLLLVIGVASCSNDDSNNSTGETSSRVSVKLVDAPGDYEAVYVDVEDVLVKYSGNESEVSIGTINAGVYNLLELTGGASVLLVDNEIDAGNISQIRLVLGDQNTIVVDGQTYPLSTPSAQQTGLKVNVNQTLETGVFYEFILDFDVDASVVAQGNGNFSLNPVIRATTAAESGAVTGMVLPAGIQSMVTASNGTTEVSSYTNSEGIFMLSGVPEGSYQLTVEADASLNLPPVVIPNVEVNVGSVTTIETVTMQ from the coding sequence ATGAGCAACAACAAATTTTTTCGAATATGCCTTTCGTTACTCCTTGTAATAGGTGTGGCGTCGTGCAGTAATGACGATTCAAACAACTCGACCGGCGAAACATCTTCCCGGGTATCTGTTAAACTGGTTGATGCGCCCGGAGACTATGAAGCTGTGTACGTAGATGTTGAGGATGTTTTGGTGAAATACAGTGGAAACGAATCCGAAGTATCCATAGGGACGATCAATGCAGGTGTCTACAACTTGCTGGAACTCACAGGAGGTGCTTCGGTATTGCTTGTGGACAACGAGATCGATGCTGGTAATATTAGCCAGATCCGTCTTGTCCTTGGAGACCAAAACACTATTGTTGTGGATGGGCAGACCTATCCACTAAGCACACCTAGTGCCCAGCAAACCGGGTTAAAGGTGAACGTAAATCAAACCCTGGAAACAGGAGTGTTTTACGAGTTCATCCTGGATTTCGACGTGGACGCATCTGTAGTGGCACAGGGAAATGGAAATTTTAGCCTGAACCCGGTAATTCGAGCTACTACCGCGGCCGAATCGGGTGCTGTAACCGGGATGGTTCTTCCAGCAGGAATTCAATCGATGGTTACAGCCAGCAATGGTACAACCGAAGTTAGCTCGTATACCAACTCTGAAGGTATATTTATGTTAAGCGGTGTTCCGGAAGGAAGCTACCAATTAACGGTAGAAGCAGATGCGTCGTTGAATTTACCACCGGTAGTTATTCCCAACGTAGAGGTAAACGTGGGATCGGTGACTACGATCGAGACAGTCACCATGCAATAA
- a CDS encoding SDR family NAD(P)-dependent oxidoreductase, producing the protein MKKYTALITGATSGIGMATARLFAANGVNLVICGRRVDRLEALKEELSERVCVHSLVFDVRNKELVFKSIGGLPKDFSEINILINNAGNAHGLDPIHKGSTDDWDAMLDINVKGLLYVSKAVLPGMLERGSGHIINIGSTAGKEVYPNGNVYCASKHAVEAINQGMRLDLNGKGIKVAAINPGMVETEFSQVRFKGDKDRAANVYKGFTPLSPEDIADIIWFAVTRPPHVNIADLTVMSLDQASSTVVNKSK; encoded by the coding sequence ATGAAAAAATACACTGCCCTCATCACCGGAGCAACCTCCGGCATCGGAATGGCAACCGCCAGATTATTCGCCGCCAACGGAGTGAACCTGGTGATCTGTGGCCGAAGGGTTGACAGGCTGGAGGCATTGAAAGAAGAACTTTCGGAGCGCGTTTGTGTACATTCGTTGGTTTTTGACGTTCGGAACAAGGAGCTCGTATTTAAAAGCATAGGCGGTCTGCCCAAAGACTTTTCAGAAATAAATATCCTTATCAATAATGCAGGCAATGCGCACGGGCTGGACCCCATCCACAAAGGAAGTACAGACGATTGGGACGCCATGCTGGACATCAATGTGAAAGGGTTATTATATGTTTCGAAAGCAGTACTGCCCGGGATGCTGGAAAGAGGTAGCGGACACATTATTAATATAGGTTCTACCGCCGGCAAGGAAGTTTACCCAAATGGAAACGTTTATTGCGCCAGTAAACATGCCGTAGAGGCTATTAACCAGGGAATGCGTTTAGATCTTAATGGAAAAGGAATAAAGGTTGCAGCCATTAATCCAGGCATGGTAGAAACAGAGTTCAGCCAGGTGCGTTTTAAAGGCGACAAGGACCGGGCCGCCAATGTTTATAAAGGCTTTACTCCATTATCTCCTGAAGATATTGCGGACATAATTTGGTTTGCCGTTACCCGGCCACCTCATGTTAATATAGCCGATCTAACCGTGATGAGCCTGGATCAGGCATCGAGTACTGTTGTGAATAAATCAAAATGA
- a CDS encoding four helix bundle protein, with product MAHFNSHTELEVYKLAREINKEVWNLIVTTPLGNDYKLRDQINGSSGSIMDNIAEGFGRGGNREFINFLSYSRGSCFETESQLQRAYDRDHISEEDFMAISRKTRDLSDQISRFINYLKSTPRKGSKFD from the coding sequence ATGGCGCATTTTAATTCCCATACAGAGTTAGAGGTATATAAGTTGGCTCGCGAAATCAACAAGGAGGTTTGGAATTTAATTGTCACTACCCCTCTCGGAAATGATTATAAACTTCGGGATCAGATTAACGGGTCCTCAGGTTCAATAATGGATAATATTGCTGAAGGCTTTGGACGGGGTGGGAACAGAGAATTTATAAATTTTCTGAGCTATTCCAGGGGTTCTTGTTTCGAAACCGAATCGCAGCTTCAAAGAGCGTACGATAGGGATCATATTTCTGAAGAGGACTTCATGGCGATTTCCCGCAAAACGCGTGATTTATCCGATCAGATCTCCAGATTTATAAACTATTTGAAGTCAACTCCCCGAAAAGGATCGAAGTTTGATTAG